The Pseudomonas bijieensis DNA window GCCCGTACTACGACAAGGATCTGCCGATCCCGACCCGCGATGTGGAAAAGAGCAAGACCTTGCTGGCCGAAGCAGGCGTGAAGCTGCCACTGGCAGTGGACCTGAAAGTCGCCAACAACCCTATCGCACAACAGGTCGGGCAGATCATTCAGGCCATGGCTGAAGAAGCGGGTTTCAAGGTCAATCTGATTGCCACTGAATACGCCACCATGCTTAGCGAACAGCAAAGCGGCAACTTCCAGATCGGCATGAGCGCCTGGTCGGGCCGTCCTGATCCGGATGGCGACATTCACCAGTTCGTGACCTGCAAGGGCGGCCAGAACGACGGCAAATACTGCAACGCCAAACTCGACGAGCTGTTGGACAAGGCCCGCACTGTCAACGATGTTGCCCAGCGCCAGGCCCTGTACAACGAAGCCCTGCGTTTGCTGGCTGACGAAGTGCCGACCGCGTATCTGTATTTCGATCCGCGAATCATGGCCATGCGTAACAACGTGACTGGTTTCGTGCCGAGCCCGGATGGCCTGATTCGTCTGAACAACGTCGCGTTCAAGCCATGACTGTGAATGATCACCGCAAAAACGAGGGTCCGGCATGCTGATGTTTATCCTGCGACGCCTGCTCAGTGCGATCCCGACACTGATCCTGGTTTCGCTCTTCGTCTTCACCCTGCAGAAACTGTTGCCGGGTGACCCGGTGCTGGCCATGGCCGGTGAAGAGCGCGATCCGGCGGTGATGGAATACCTGCGCGACAAGTATCGGCTCAACGATCCGATCCCCGTGCAGTACCTGAGCTGGGTCGGCAATGTGCTGACCGGCGACTTCGGCACTTCGCTGCGCACCGAACAACCGGTGACCACGCTGTTGGCGTCCAAGTTGCCGGTGACCCTGGAGCTGGCGGTGCTGGCCTTGTTGATCGCACTGCTGATCGGCATCCCCACTGGAATTATCTCGGCCGTACGCAAAGGCACCGTCGTGGATTACGGGGCCAATGTCATCGCGCTGTCGGGGATCTCGATTCCGCACTTCTGGCTGGGGATCCTGCTGATCATGGTCTTCGCCGTGAAACTGCAATGGCTGCCGGCCTCGGGTTTCGTGCCCGTGGGCGAGGACTTCGGGCAAAACCTGAAGACCTTGATCCTGCCGGCCTTCGTGCTCGGCGCAGGGTTGTCGGGGATTCTCATGCGCCATACCCGCAGCGCCATGCTTGAAGTGTTGCGCACCGACTACGTGCGCACCGCCCGGGCCAAGGGCCTGCGCCCGCGCACGGTGATCCTCAAGCATGCCCTGCGCAATGCATTGATGCCTATTGTGACCCTGACAACCCTGCTGTTTGGTGAACTGCTCGGCGGCGCAGTGCTGACCGAGCAAGTCTTCAGCATCCCTGGCTTCGGCAAGATGATTGTCGACGCCGTGTTCAATCGTGATTACGCCGTGGTGCAAGGCGTGGTGCTGTGCATCGCAATTGGCTTCCTGCTGCTGAACCTGCTCGCCGACGTGCTGTACCGGATGATTAATCCGCGTCTGAGGACTGCTTCATGACCGCTATTTCCAGCCTCCCTCATAGCGTGATCGCCCCCCGCAGCCGCTCGCCGTTCGTGAAGAAATTCCTCGCCAACAAAGGCGCGGTACTCGGCGCGGCGGTGTTGCTGCTGTTTATCCTGGCGGCCTTGCTGGCGCCCTGGATTGCGCCCCATGACCCGCTGAAAGCCAACTTTCTCGCGGTCCGCAAGGCACCATCGCTGATCTACTGGATGGGCACTGACGAACTGGGTCGCGATCTGTTTTCCCGCCTGCTCTGGGGCGCACGCAGTTCGTTGCTGGCCGGTGGTGTTTCGGTGGTCATCGCCATGGCCATCGGCGTGCCTTTGGGCCTGTTGGGCGGTTATTTCGGCGGCAAACTCGAAGCGATGATTTCCCGTGTCATGGACGCGCTGTTGTCCTGCCCGTTTCTGGTATTGGCAATTGCGCTGGGCGCCTTCCTCGGCCCGAGCCTGACCAACGCAATGATCGCCATCGGCCTGTCAGCCATGCCGATCTTTGCCCGACTGACCCGTGGTCAGGTGCTGGCCATCAAACACGAAGATTACCTGGAAGGTGCTCGTGCCATTGGCTTGCCGGATCGCTGGATCATCCTGCGCTACGTGCTGCCCAACGTGATGTCGCCATTGGTTGTGCAAGCCACCTTGACCATCGCCTCGGCGATTCTGGCTGAAGCCAGTCTGTCGTTCCTCGGTCTAGGCCAGCAACCGCCCTCGCCTTCCTGGGGATCGATGCTCAACACCGCGAAAAACTTTATGGAGCAGGCACCCTGGATGTCGATTGCGCCTGGCGTGGCGATCTACATTACGGTCCTGTGTTTCAACCTGCTGGGGGATGGTTTGCGTGATGCGCTGGACCCCAAGGGCTAACTTTTCTGCCAAAGAGAAACGCTAATGTTTGATGATCTGGATTACAGCCAACCCTACGCTTCGGCACGCTCGCCAGTGATGGGCAGTAACATGGTCGCCTGCTCCCAGCCATTGGCCGCCCAGGCCGGGCTGGACATGCTGCGCAAGGGCGGCAACGCCGTCGACGCGGCCATCGCAGCCGCCATGGTCCTGACCGTGGTCGAGCCCACCGGTTGCGGGATCGGCAGCGACGCTTTCGCTATCGTCTGGGACGGCAGCAAGTTGCAGGGCCTGAATGCTTCCGGTCGCGCACCGCAAGCCTGGACCCCTGAGTTTTTCGCCGGGCAGAGCAAAATGCCCCAGCGCGGCTGGCCAGCGGTGACTGTGCCGGGGGCGGTTTCGGCCTGGGTCGAGCTGTCCGAGCGTTACGGAAAACTGCCTTTCGCCAGCCTGGCTGAACCGGCCATCGGCTATGCTCGGGATGGCTACCAAGTCACCCCGATCATAGCCCAGTTGTGGAAGCTCGGCGCTGAACGGCTCAAGGATCAGCCGGGTTTTGCCGAGTGCTTCCTGCCCGACGGGCAAGCACCACAGGCCGGGGAGAAAATCCGGCTCAAGGATCACGCCCGCACCCTGGAGCTGATCGCCCAAACCAAAGGCGAAGCGTTCTATCGCGGCGAACTGGCCCAAGCCATCATCGCCCATGCCAACGCCAATGGCAGCGTCATGAGCCTCGACGATCTGGCGACCCACACTGTGGACTGGATCGACACCCTGTCGGTGCCCTACGCCGGCGCCGTCGTTCATGAATTGCCACCTAATGGCCAGGGCATCGCTACCCTGTCCGGCCTGACTATGCTCGAAGCATTGGGCGTCGGCGAGCATCCAGTGGACAGCCTGGAAACCGTGCACCCAGTGTTGGAAGCCATGAAGCTGGCCCTTGCCGACCTGGACGAACACGTGGCGGATAACGACCACATGCGCGTGCCTTCCGAGCATCTGCTGGACAAAACCTACCTGATGGAGCGCGCCGGCCTCGTCACCGACAAGGCCGCCAATCCGGGGCATGGCTCGCCTAAACCGGGCGGCACCGTTTACCTGTCGGCGGCCGATGAAAGCGGCATGATGATCTCGTTCATCCAGTCCAATTACATGGGCTTCGGCTCAGGTGTTGTGGTGCCTGGCACCGGCATCAGCCTGCAAAACCGTGGCGCGGGCTTCTCCCTGGATCCGCAGCACGTCAACTACGTCGCACCGCGCAAACGTCCGTTCCACACCATAATCCCCGGCTTTGTGATGAACGCCGACGGCACGCCGTTGATGTCCTTCGGCCTGATGGGCGGCCCGATGCAGGCACAGGGTCACTTGCAGATGATGATGCGCATCCTGCGCTACAAACAGAACCCGCAAGCCGCCGCAGACGCACCGCGCTGGAGGCTCGAATCTGGCCTGAAAGTCGCAGTGGAACGTGCATTCGACCCACAGGTGGTCGAAGCCTTGCGTGCCAAAGGCCACGACATCGTTATCGAAGAACCTAACGGCGTATTCGCCTTTGGCGGCGCGCAGATTATCCAGCGCACCACTCATGGTTATGTGGGTGGCACTGATCCCCGGAAGGATGGTCTGGTGGCCGCGTACTGAAAGTACGAAGATCCTAGGCGCAACTGAGTTGCGCGTAGGATTATTCTCTGAAAACCGCTAATTCTCATCCCACCGCAAGCTATTGCCAACATGCTTTGCCGCCCAGGACTCAGAACTGTGGCGAGCTTGCATTGGGTCTGTATTTCACAGGCAAAAAAAAGCCACTCATCTGAGTGGCTTTTTTCTGAATCTTGGAGCGGGAAACGAGACTCGAACTCGCGACCCCGACCTTGGCAAGGTCGTGCTCTACCAACTGAGCTATTCCCGCGTCTTGGTGTGGCGCATTCTATAGATTCAGACTACGCCGTCAACCCTTTGATTCAAAAAAGTTTTATTTCGGCTCTACATCCGTCCGCAGATGTGGCCAGGCGGCGCGCAGGTACTGGACCATCGACCACAGCGTCAGGCCGGCGGAAACCAGCAGCAATGCATAGCCCAGCAGCACCCAGAAGCTGAAGTCTGACGGGTTGGCCAGCAGGATCACCAGCGCCAGCATCTGCGCGGCGGTTTTCCATTTGCCGAGGTTCGACACGGCAACCTGGGCGCGGGCGCCCAGCTCAGCCATCCATTCACGGAGCGCCGAGACGACAATTTCGCGACCGATGATCACCGCCGCCGGCAAGGTCAGCCAGAGGTTGCCGTGTTCCTGCACCAGCAACACCAGGGCCACCGCGACCATCAGCTTGTCGGCCACCGGGTCGAGGAAGGCACCGAACGGCGTGCTCTGCTCCAGGCGTCGGGCCAGGTAACCATCCAACCAGTCCGTCGCGGCGGCGAAGGCGAAGACCGAGGCGGAGGCCACGTAGCTCCAGTGGTACGGCAAATAAAACAGCAATATGAAGATCGGGATGAGCAGGACGCGTAGGACGGTAATCAGATTTGGGATATTCATCGGCACAACTGGCTGCGAGGTTGACGGGCATTCTACTCGCTGTGCAGGTTTGCATAAATCGACTCAGCGAGCTTTTTACTGATACCGGGTGCTTTGGCTATCTCCTCGATGCTGGCACGAGACAGTTCCTGCAATCCACCAAAATGTTTCAACAAGTCGCGACGGCGCGTCGGGCCGACGCCTGCCACACCTTCGAGTGTAGACGTACGGCGCGTCTTGCCACGGCGAGCACGGTGCCCGGTGATGGCGAAACGGTGGGCTTCGTCACGGATCTGCTGGATCAGGTGCAACGCCGGCGAATCGCCCTTGAGGGTGAACTCATGGGCGGCATCGTTGAGGTACAAGGTCTCGAAGCCGGCCTTGCGCGTCGCGCCCTTGGCCACGCCCAGCAGGATCAGGTCGGGCACCATCAGCTCATTGAGCACATCGCGGGCCATGGACAACTGGCCCTTGCCGCCGTCCACCAGGAGGATATCCGGCAACTTGCCCTCCCCGTCCTTCAGCTTGCCGAAGCGGCGCATCAACGCCTGATGCATCGCCGCATAGTCATCTCCGGGGGTGACGCCTTCGATGTTGTAACGGCGGTAATCGGACTTGATTGGGCCTTCAGGACCGAACACCACGCAGGACGCTACCGTCGCCTCACCACTGGAATGGCTGATGTCGTAGCACTCCAGCCGTTGCGGCGGCTCGTCCAGGTTGAGGACATCGGCCAGGGCATCGAACCGCGCGGCCACGTGCTGGCGGTTAGCCAGGCGCGCGCCCAGGGCCTGTTCGGCGTTGGTCACGGCCAGTTGCTGCCAACGGGCACGGGTGCCGCGCACGCGATGGCTGATGGTCAGTTCACGACCACGAAGCTTGTCGATGGCTTCGATCAGGGCCGGAAAGTCTTCATGGACCACGTTGACGATCAACTCGGCCGGCAGGTCGCGTTCCGGACTGCTGATGTAGTACTGGCCCAGGAAGGCCGCCATGACCTCGGCAACGTCTTCCTCGATACCGACCTGGGGGAAAAAGTTCTTGCTGCCCAATACGCGACCGCCCCGCACGCTGATCAAGTGCACGCAGGCGCCACCCGGGTTGATGAACGCGGCGATCACATCGACGTCGCCACTGCCGCCTTCCATGCTTTGCTGGTCCTGTACCCGGCGCAGCAGGCCGATCTGGTCTCGCAGTTCGGCGGCCCGTTCAAATTCAAGGTTGACCGCCGCGTCTTCCATCGCCGCTGACAGTTCATCGGTCAGTGCATTGCTGCGCCCCTCCAGAAACATCACCGAGTGACGCACATCCTCGGCGTAGACCTCGGGTTCGACGAACCCGACGCACGGCGCCTTGCAGCGCTTGATCTGGTATTGCAGGCAGGGCCGGGTGCGGTTCTTGTAGTAGCTGTCTTCACATTGGCGAACGAAAAAAGTCTTTTGCAGCAGGCTCAGGCTTTCACGAATGGCCCCGGCGCTGGGGTAAGGGCCGAAATACCGGCCCTTGGCCTTCTTCGCCCCGCGATGAATGCTCAGGCGCGGGAACGCTCCGTCGGACAGGAACACGTACGGATAAGACTTATCATCACGCAGCAGGATGTTGTACGGCGGGCGCCATTCCTTGATCAGCGTCTGCTCGAGCAGCAACGCCTCGGTTTCATTGGCGGTAATGGTGGTTTCGACCTGCGCGATGCGCCCCACCAGGGCAGCGGTCTTCGGTGCGAGGCCGGTCTTGCGGAAGTAACTGGCCAGACGTTTCTTGAGATTCTTGGCCTTGCCAACATACAGCAGGCGCGCGTCGCTATCGAACATGCGGTACACGCCTGGGCGGCCACTGCATGTAGACAGGAAAGCGCTTGGATCAAACAATTCAGTCATTATCAGGCGCTGGCATCGACCATGCCGTGGCGCACCGCCAACAGTGTCAATTCGACGTCACTGCTGATCGAAAGCTTCTCGAAGATACGGTAACGGTAGGTGTTGACGGTTTTAGGCGACAGGCACAGCTTGTCGGAAATGATCTGCACCTTCTGGCAACCGACAATCATCAAGGCGATCTGGATTTCCCGCTCCGACAGCGCATCGAAAGGCGAATCGTTGGTCGGTTGGAATGACTTGATCGCCAACTGCTGGGCGATTTGCGGGCTGATGTAGCGTTGCCCGGCGAATACCAGGCGGATGGCCTGGACCATCTCGTTCAAGCCGGCACCCTTGGTCAGGTAACCCGCTGCGCCCGCCTGCAATAACCGGGTAGGGAACGGATCTTCTTCGCAGACAGTTACCGCGACCACCTTGATGTCCGGGTGACTGCGCAGCAGCTTGCGCGTGGCTTCAAGACCGCCGATGCCGGGCATCTTGACGTCCATCAACACCACGTCGGGTTTCAATTCACGAGCCTTGATCAGGGCTTCTTCCCCGGATTCGGCCTGGCCAACTACCTGCAGGCCATCGATGTCAGCCAGCATTCGTGTAATGCCCGTACGGACGAGATCATGGTCATCGACCACTAACACCCTAATCAAGCAGACACCTCACGATTTGGTCTTATTTGGGTTGCCCCACACCTTAGCAAAAAAGCATCCGACAGACCTAGCGCAAAGGGACAGATAAAAGTTACAACACATCTTTATCGGCACGGCATCCTAGGCGTCAAGCGCCGACGTCCCGCTGCATCCTCAGGAAACATTCATCCTCGCCCACAATGCGCAGGCCCATGCGTTCGTACAACACCCTGGCCGGATTATCCTTGAACACCGTCAGGCGCAGCGCCGGCCGACGCTCCAACCTTACCATGTCCCAAACCTGTCCGATCGCCCAGGTACCTGCACCTTGTCCGCGGAACGCCTCCCCTATTTGCAATTCCCGGATATACAACGCCCGGGCATCACGACTGAGGCTGACAAAACCCAGCGCCTGGCCCGCACGACTGATTATCCAGTTCTGGCGAATGATCCAGGCCAGGTCGAACGCTTCGTCCTGCCAGAGCAAATCATGCTTGAGGTAATAGGCAAGCATATTGTTGCAAGTCAATTGCCGGGCGAAGCCGATGTCCCCGGCCGTTGCGGCACGCCACTCAAAGCTCATGAAGACCTCATCACCCCATTGCCACCGGCACGACTTGCCCCTCCCAGCCGTTGGCGTCGCGGCGGGCAATCACCAACAGTTCACCCGTGCCTGGCGCCGCCGCGAGCAACGCACCGTCCGGCCCCCAGATGGCACTGCGGCCAGCCGATTCCCAGCCTCCGGTGGCGCCGCCATGATTTGCCATCAGCACGGTCATGGCATGCTGCGTGGCATATCCTTGCAACAACGTCGTATCGGGCACGTAGCCACCCTCGGTAATCAACACCCCCGCGGCATACAGCGTAGCGCCCCGCCCGGCTGCCGCAGCAGCATGGCTGGCGTGGGAAAAATCGGCACATACCGCCAGCGCGATGCAATCGCACCCCATCGCCAACATCGAGCCGCCCTGCCCCGGGGCGAAGGCGATTTCTTCACCCGGGTGCAGATGCTGCTTGCTGTACACCCCAAGGGCACCGTCAGCGCCAAGAACCAATGCGCCGATCAATACCGGGCCATCCACCGACAGCCGAATCGGCATGCCGACTACCGCGGTCAGGCCAAGCTCACGCGCCAAGTCACGCAGCGGTTGCAGTACGGCATCCTCCGGCAAAATGGCCAGATCCGCCGCCAGGCCGCGTTCGTAGCCGGTGAGCGACAGTTCAGGGAATACCAGCAACTGTACTCCCTGCTCAGCCGCCACCTGCATGAAACGCTGATGGCACGAGAGGTTGGCGCGGACGTCCCCCGCGATGGAAATCGATTGGGCGGCGGCGAAGGCTGGAGCGGTCATGGGGCTTCCTGAAGAGACAGTACAAACCTGAAGTTTGTCATAAAGCCCGGCGGACTCAAGCCAGGACGAACAATTGCATGCCCTCGATAGAATTTTCTGATTGAACCGGCGCACCGCCCTCTAGTAAGCTCGGGGCCATTCATCGGAGACAGATCATGTTCAACGCCCTCTCACCGCTTCAAACCGCCAGCGCCCCGCGCTCGGTTGCGGCTGCCCGGGCGAACAGCGTTCAAACTCCGGTCAGCTTTTATTTTGGGTATTGGTTTAGCCACTGGCGCGCCTGATACCCAACCGGCGCCCACTTTAAACGGGTCGCCTTCCAGAGTTTTCCAAACCCCCGGTCGGCCTCCCGACCGGGGGTTTTGTTTTTCAGGCCCCAAAACATTTGCAACACCCGACAACTTGAGGATTGAGCCATGAACTACGCCACTTATTACCGTTACGACAGTTTTTCCGCCTGGCGATTTACCAGCCACCGCTCGGGACAGCCTGCCGCCTCCGATCGGTCACCTACCGGTGGCAAGCCTCAGTTGCGGGCCAATACGGCCAATTGTCGAACACCCCACTAGGACCGGCGCGCGGGAACGAACCCGCCCCCCGTCCAGGAAGCCAGATCATGAATTCGTCCGTCTCCGCTTTGCCGCTGTCCACGCTCAACCCTGCCAATGAAGCCCTGACCCTGCGTCTGCCGAGCTCGTTGCAGCTCAAGCATCAACTGCCCCTCAGCACCGCGCTGAGCCAACAGGTGAGCGCCCATCGCCAGGCCATCCGCGCGATCCTCGATGGTGAGGATTCCCGTCTGTTGGTCATCGTCGGCCCCTGCTCGATCCACGACCCGAAATCCGCCCTCCAATACGCCGCCAACCTGGCTCGCGTGGCCCATGAAGTGAGCGACAGCATGCTGCTGGTCATGCGCGCCTACGTGGAAAAACCTCGCACCACCGTGGGCTGGAAAGGCCTGGCCTACGATCCCGGCCTGGATGGCAGCGATGACATGGCCACCGGCCTGACGCTGTCCCGGGAGCTGATGCGCGAGATGCTCCAACTGGGCTTGCCCGTCGCCACCGAACTGTTGCAACCCATGGCCGCCAGTTACTTCGACGACCTGCTCAGTTGGGTCGCCATCGGTGCGCGCACCACCGAATCGCAGATCCACCGGGAAATGGCCAGCGGCCTGGGCATGCCGGTAGGGTTCAAGAACGGCACGGACGGCGGGGTCGGCATTGCCTGCGACGCCATGCGCTCTGCCGCCCACCCCCATCGGCATTTCGGTGTCGACAGCCAGGGGCATCCGGCGATCATCCAGACGCCGGGCAACCCCGACACTCACTTGGTGTTGCGCGGTGGCCATCGCGGACCGAACTATGACCGCCAAAGCGTCACGCAGATACACAGTGACCTGATCCGCCTGAAGATACCGGCCCGGATCATGGTGGATTGCAGCCACGCCAACAGCGGCAAAGACCCGCTGCGCCAGCCGCAGGTGTTCAATGACGTGTTGGAACAGCGCCTGCAAGGCAATCGTTCCCTGATCGGCATGATGCTCGAAAGCCACCTGTTCGAAGGCTGCCAGCCACTGGGTCCATCGATGCGCTACGGCGTATCGGTCACCGATGGTTGCCTGGGCTGGGAGTCCACCGAGCAGTTGTTGCGCGAGGCCCATCAAAAGCTGCAATTACCAACCTGAGTCGCGAACACGCCTTCCCCTGGAACCAGGGGTCGGCGTGGGCCTTGTGGGAACCTTCGCTCAACCTGACACCGTGGAACGCACCTGAACTGTCACTCCCTCTGAACGCTGGCTGACGTCATCCAAGCGCTCGACCTGATAGAACACGCCCACCGATCTGTTGCCTTGACCCCGCCAATACGCCGCGGGAATCACAAAAACGAGCGGCTGGCCTGCCGTGGCCTCGGTGATTTCGCGCTCCAGGACATAAGCGGAGTTGCCGTTGCACTGCAACCAGACCAGCTCTCCCGCCTCAAGCCCGGGATCATCGATGACAATCGTCACTCCCTCTTGCAGGTCGCTGACATCCAGCCAGCCGTCGTTCACCTCCCGAATCCGAGGCGTCTTCAACGCGGGACGTAGCAGAGGACCGATGTGCAGCGACAAGGGCTCGGCGCGACGCACTGAATGTCCACGCCTGACGACATAGACCAGCGCCAAGGTGTGTCCCGCATGGGGAGCGATCAGCGCATGATCGATCCAGAGCGACACCTCACGACCGACAGCATGGGCTTCTATCTCGAGCACATCGCGCCAAAGCGCCTTGGAATCCTTGTTGGCCGTCAGGATCAACCGATCGCCGACCGCCATCCTGGCGTAGGGCCGAATCGTCACCCAGGTTCCATCAGGCACCCGATTCGGATCAAGGCAGCCACCGACCGCATCGTTGGCAATGGCGGGCAGCAGTTGCGGTGACACATCGCCGACTTCAAGTTGCAGGGGCTCAGAAACCAGGGTGTCGGGCAATCGTTTGCCCGTTACTTGGTAGGAGATCTCCAGCGAACCACCGTCCAACTCGGCGATATGCGCTTCGCGCACGACGAACACCACGTCCCGCCCTACTTGCCGCTCCGTGACGAACCCGGCCACTTCATGCCGGTAGGGCCCACCTTCGTTGTTCAGCCCATGCCAGCGCAGCAGCACCTCATCTCCGCACGTCATCATTGGATAAGGTTTGACGGTGATCAGGGTCTTGCGCCAGGCGGGGTCTATCACCCCTTCCCTGGCCGCTGCCAGGATCGGGGGCGGCAGTCTTGTTCCTGACGTTGAACGGGATCGTTGAAGAGATGGGTAGATGATCATGTGCAGGCTCCAGTCCTTGGATAAAGGCACCGTTCGCATAACGGCACCCGATGGAGCCATTAAAACCGGCTCGCCCCAAACCCACAGCCAGACAAGGCGACAAAGGCAGTGGTCTCTGGCGTTCAAAGCTGTAGCTGCAAACGCCTGAGATTATAGGAGACCTCCTACACCTTTAGTCACAGCCGGGTCACTTCCCATTATTCCCACTTTTTTTATTCCGGTTTCCCTGGTTTAGCGCGGTTTCTTCCTACACCGCCGCTTACGAGCCTGGATTAGAGTGAAGTCGCAAACTCAAGGTGAACCTCTTCGAAAAAGGTACGAACATGCAACGGAATGCAACCACTCAATTCCCCATCCTGTTGGTCCATGGGTTGTTCGGGTTTGACAGGATCGGCGGTTTCGAACTTTTCCATGGCATCAAACAAGCTC harbors:
- a CDS encoding ABC transporter permease, with amino-acid sequence MLMFILRRLLSAIPTLILVSLFVFTLQKLLPGDPVLAMAGEERDPAVMEYLRDKYRLNDPIPVQYLSWVGNVLTGDFGTSLRTEQPVTTLLASKLPVTLELAVLALLIALLIGIPTGIISAVRKGTVVDYGANVIALSGISIPHFWLGILLIMVFAVKLQWLPASGFVPVGEDFGQNLKTLILPAFVLGAGLSGILMRHTRSAMLEVLRTDYVRTARAKGLRPRTVILKHALRNALMPIVTLTTLLFGELLGGAVLTEQVFSIPGFGKMIVDAVFNRDYAVVQGVVLCIAIGFLLLNLLADVLYRMINPRLRTAS
- a CDS encoding ABC transporter permease, which encodes MTAISSLPHSVIAPRSRSPFVKKFLANKGAVLGAAVLLLFILAALLAPWIAPHDPLKANFLAVRKAPSLIYWMGTDELGRDLFSRLLWGARSSLLAGGVSVVIAMAIGVPLGLLGGYFGGKLEAMISRVMDALLSCPFLVLAIALGAFLGPSLTNAMIAIGLSAMPIFARLTRGQVLAIKHEDYLEGARAIGLPDRWIILRYVLPNVMSPLVVQATLTIASAILAEASLSFLGLGQQPPSPSWGSMLNTAKNFMEQAPWMSIAPGVAIYITVLCFNLLGDGLRDALDPKG
- a CDS encoding gamma-glutamyltransferase family protein, yielding MFDDLDYSQPYASARSPVMGSNMVACSQPLAAQAGLDMLRKGGNAVDAAIAAAMVLTVVEPTGCGIGSDAFAIVWDGSKLQGLNASGRAPQAWTPEFFAGQSKMPQRGWPAVTVPGAVSAWVELSERYGKLPFASLAEPAIGYARDGYQVTPIIAQLWKLGAERLKDQPGFAECFLPDGQAPQAGEKIRLKDHARTLELIAQTKGEAFYRGELAQAIIAHANANGSVMSLDDLATHTVDWIDTLSVPYAGAVVHELPPNGQGIATLSGLTMLEALGVGEHPVDSLETVHPVLEAMKLALADLDEHVADNDHMRVPSEHLLDKTYLMERAGLVTDKAANPGHGSPKPGGTVYLSAADESGMMISFIQSNYMGFGSGVVVPGTGISLQNRGAGFSLDPQHVNYVAPRKRPFHTIIPGFVMNADGTPLMSFGLMGGPMQAQGHLQMMMRILRYKQNPQAAADAPRWRLESGLKVAVERAFDPQVVEALRAKGHDIVIEEPNGVFAFGGAQIIQRTTHGYVGGTDPRKDGLVAAY
- the pgsA gene encoding CDP-diacylglycerol--glycerol-3-phosphate 3-phosphatidyltransferase translates to MNIPNLITVLRVLLIPIFILLFYLPYHWSYVASASVFAFAAATDWLDGYLARRLEQSTPFGAFLDPVADKLMVAVALVLLVQEHGNLWLTLPAAVIIGREIVVSALREWMAELGARAQVAVSNLGKWKTAAQMLALVILLANPSDFSFWVLLGYALLLVSAGLTLWSMVQYLRAAWPHLRTDVEPK
- the uvrC gene encoding excinuclease ABC subunit UvrC; the protein is MTELFDPSAFLSTCSGRPGVYRMFDSDARLLYVGKAKNLKKRLASYFRKTGLAPKTAALVGRIAQVETTITANETEALLLEQTLIKEWRPPYNILLRDDKSYPYVFLSDGAFPRLSIHRGAKKAKGRYFGPYPSAGAIRESLSLLQKTFFVRQCEDSYYKNRTRPCLQYQIKRCKAPCVGFVEPEVYAEDVRHSVMFLEGRSNALTDELSAAMEDAAVNLEFERAAELRDQIGLLRRVQDQQSMEGGSGDVDVIAAFINPGGACVHLISVRGGRVLGSKNFFPQVGIEEDVAEVMAAFLGQYYISSPERDLPAELIVNVVHEDFPALIEAIDKLRGRELTISHRVRGTRARWQQLAVTNAEQALGARLANRQHVAARFDALADVLNLDEPPQRLECYDISHSSGEATVASCVVFGPEGPIKSDYRRYNIEGVTPGDDYAAMHQALMRRFGKLKDGEGKLPDILLVDGGKGQLSMARDVLNELMVPDLILLGVAKGATRKAGFETLYLNDAAHEFTLKGDSPALHLIQQIRDEAHRFAITGHRARRGKTRRTSTLEGVAGVGPTRRRDLLKHFGGLQELSRASIEEIAKAPGISKKLAESIYANLHSE
- the uvrY gene encoding UvrY/SirA/GacA family response regulator transcription factor produces the protein MIRVLVVDDHDLVRTGITRMLADIDGLQVVGQAESGEEALIKARELKPDVVLMDVKMPGIGGLEATRKLLRSHPDIKVVAVTVCEEDPFPTRLLQAGAAGYLTKGAGLNEMVQAIRLVFAGQRYISPQIAQQLAIKSFQPTNDSPFDALSEREIQIALMIVGCQKVQIISDKLCLSPKTVNTYRYRIFEKLSISSDVELTLLAVRHGMVDASA
- a CDS encoding GNAT family N-acetyltransferase, giving the protein MSFEWRAATAGDIGFARQLTCNNMLAYYLKHDLLWQDEAFDLAWIIRQNWIISRAGQALGFVSLSRDARALYIRELQIGEAFRGQGAGTWAIGQVWDMVRLERRPALRLTVFKDNPARVLYERMGLRIVGEDECFLRMQRDVGA
- a CDS encoding carbon-nitrogen hydrolase family protein, whose amino-acid sequence is MTAPAFAAAQSISIAGDVRANLSCHQRFMQVAAEQGVQLLVFPELSLTGYERGLAADLAILPEDAVLQPLRDLARELGLTAVVGMPIRLSVDGPVLIGALVLGADGALGVYSKQHLHPGEEIAFAPGQGGSMLAMGCDCIALAVCADFSHASHAAAAAGRGATLYAAGVLITEGGYVPDTTLLQGYATQHAMTVLMANHGGATGGWESAGRSAIWGPDGALLAAAPGTGELLVIARRDANGWEGQVVPVAMG
- a CDS encoding 3-deoxy-7-phosphoheptulonate synthase — its product is MNSSVSALPLSTLNPANEALTLRLPSSLQLKHQLPLSTALSQQVSAHRQAIRAILDGEDSRLLVIVGPCSIHDPKSALQYAANLARVAHEVSDSMLLVMRAYVEKPRTTVGWKGLAYDPGLDGSDDMATGLTLSRELMREMLQLGLPVATELLQPMAASYFDDLLSWVAIGARTTESQIHREMASGLGMPVGFKNGTDGGVGIACDAMRSAAHPHRHFGVDSQGHPAIIQTPGNPDTHLVLRGGHRGPNYDRQSVTQIHSDLIRLKIPARIMVDCSHANSGKDPLRQPQVFNDVLEQRLQGNRSLIGMMLESHLFEGCQPLGPSMRYGVSVTDGCLGWESTEQLLREAHQKLQLPT